The following are encoded together in the Bradyrhizobium algeriense genome:
- a CDS encoding adenylate/guanylate cyclase domain-containing protein, whose amino-acid sequence MQSIAHWLHALGFEQYAQRFAENEIDVSVLPHLTDQDLKDIGIPLGHRRKILAAISEPTSAAQSAFEPSAASMPSKTSDAAERRQLTVMFIDLVGSTALSGRLDPEELRDIIGGYHRRCAEVITRSGGFVAKYLGDGVLAYFGYPKAHEEDAEQAVRTGLALIEAVTRLNAGGSTSLQVRVGIATGLVVVGDLLGEGAAREQAVIGETPNLAARLQGLAEPNTVVIADNTRRLLGGLFDYRDLGPLAIAGMDHLVQVWRVLGASSLGSRFEALRAASTPLIGREEEIALLMRRWQQAKAGDGSVVLIVGEPGIGKSRIAQTILEQLANEPHTRLRFFCSPHHRHSALYPSIAQLQQAAGFRREDTAETRLNKLVEVLALADHDLGEAVPLLADLLSIPTGDSYRPLNLSPQKRKEKTLLVQLAQIEGLAARQPLLMLWEDIHWSDPTTLESLDLLIDRAATLRALIILTFRPEFTPPWVGRPHVTLLSLNRLPARHRAEMIAHVTGGKTLPRGVAEQIIERTDGVPLFIEELTKSVVESGWITGGGEHLAIPSTLQASLLARLDRLAPTRDVAQIAAALGRQFSHELISAVADMPSARLENALEQLVRAELVFRRGTPPDATYTFKHALVQDAAYGTLLRSRRQQLHGRIAATLERQFPEIAATQPELVAQHCTSAGVVEKAVEYWDKAGRMAVQRSTMAEAAAHFGKALELLGSLPKSPEQRSNERSLQLALAGALTAAKGWASPEAGEAYARARELCRDAPDGAQVATAWAGALSYLHNSAEIRGSHELANELLQLSEGRDDSETKLIAHRNVGISLLFRAEFSRALTHLRRSLDFYDEARHRPPKLTPHDVRVTCESFVAWTHLLLGQSDQALAQSRSALAWARELSHPYTLAFALHVNCVFHQLRCDGAILQERADELVAIATEHGFPHFVGTGACFRAWAMLEMGGSIEETISRIRWGLAAKRATGAEIKVPYYLGLLAEAHRRANRIADGMSLLNEALELVERTDERWYEAELYRLMGETLIIDSDQNDAERWLCRALETAHKQGAKHWELRAAASMARLWRDQAKRTDARAMLAPIYACFTEGYGTRDLKEVAALLIELA is encoded by the coding sequence ATGCAGTCGATTGCGCACTGGCTCCATGCACTCGGTTTCGAGCAATACGCACAGCGTTTTGCCGAAAATGAAATCGATGTCTCGGTACTCCCCCATCTGACTGACCAAGACCTCAAGGACATCGGTATTCCGCTCGGGCATCGGCGGAAAATCCTTGCAGCCATCAGCGAGCCCACGTCCGCGGCGCAGTCCGCATTCGAACCCTCTGCTGCTTCAATGCCGTCGAAAACCTCGGACGCCGCGGAACGCCGTCAGCTCACGGTCATGTTCATTGACCTCGTCGGCTCCACGGCCTTGTCCGGGCGGCTCGACCCGGAGGAACTGCGCGACATCATTGGCGGCTATCACCGCCGGTGCGCCGAGGTGATCACCAGGTCGGGTGGCTTTGTTGCAAAATATCTCGGTGACGGGGTACTGGCCTATTTCGGTTACCCGAAGGCGCACGAGGAGGATGCCGAACAAGCGGTTCGCACCGGCCTTGCTCTGATCGAAGCCGTGACCAGGCTCAATGCTGGTGGGTCGACCTCGCTGCAGGTGCGTGTCGGTATCGCCACCGGCCTCGTCGTCGTCGGCGATCTGCTCGGTGAGGGCGCGGCCCGGGAACAAGCCGTCATTGGTGAGACCCCCAATCTCGCCGCCCGGCTGCAGGGACTTGCAGAGCCGAACACGGTTGTCATTGCGGATAATACGCGCCGCCTGTTGGGCGGCCTGTTCGACTATCGCGATCTCGGCCCATTGGCGATCGCGGGCATGGACCATCTGGTGCAGGTCTGGCGGGTCCTGGGCGCGAGCTCGCTCGGCAGTCGTTTCGAGGCGCTGCGGGCCGCCAGCACGCCGTTGATCGGTCGCGAGGAAGAGATCGCGTTGTTGATGCGGCGTTGGCAGCAGGCCAAGGCAGGAGACGGGTCAGTCGTCCTGATCGTCGGCGAGCCCGGCATCGGCAAGTCGCGCATTGCCCAAACCATATTGGAGCAGCTCGCGAACGAGCCGCACACACGGTTGCGTTTCTTCTGCTCACCGCATCATCGGCACAGCGCGCTTTACCCCAGTATTGCCCAGTTGCAGCAGGCGGCAGGATTTCGACGCGAGGATACGGCCGAGACCCGCCTGAACAAGCTGGTGGAGGTGCTCGCCCTGGCCGACCACGATCTCGGTGAAGCCGTCCCCTTGTTAGCGGACCTGCTGTCGATTCCGACCGGCGACAGCTACCGGCCGCTTAATCTCTCGCCACAAAAGCGCAAGGAGAAAACGCTTCTGGTGCAGCTCGCGCAGATCGAAGGGCTCGCGGCGCGGCAGCCGCTGCTAATGCTGTGGGAAGACATCCATTGGAGCGACCCCACCACGCTGGAGTCGCTGGATCTGCTCATAGATCGAGCCGCGACGCTGCGGGCGCTGATCATTCTCACCTTTCGACCGGAGTTCACGCCGCCCTGGGTCGGCCGCCCGCACGTGACATTGCTCAGTCTCAACCGCCTGCCGGCTCGGCACCGCGCCGAAATGATCGCGCACGTGACCGGTGGCAAGACCTTGCCCAGGGGAGTTGCCGAACAGATTATCGAGCGCACGGATGGCGTGCCATTGTTCATCGAGGAGCTGACCAAGTCTGTCGTCGAAAGCGGATGGATCACTGGAGGGGGAGAGCATCTCGCGATCCCGTCGACGCTCCAGGCCTCGCTTCTCGCTCGGCTCGACCGGTTGGCGCCGACGCGAGATGTGGCTCAGATCGCGGCGGCGCTGGGGCGCCAGTTTTCCCACGAGCTGATCAGTGCCGTCGCCGACATGCCGTCAGCCAGGCTGGAGAACGCTCTGGAGCAACTGGTCCGCGCCGAACTGGTGTTCCGGCGCGGCACGCCACCGGATGCGACATACACCTTCAAACACGCGCTGGTGCAGGACGCTGCATATGGCACCTTGCTGCGCAGCCGACGCCAGCAACTGCACGGCCGTATTGCAGCGACGCTGGAACGCCAATTTCCGGAGATCGCAGCGACCCAGCCCGAGCTTGTGGCGCAGCATTGCACGAGCGCCGGCGTCGTTGAAAAGGCAGTTGAGTATTGGGACAAGGCAGGACGGATGGCCGTCCAGCGTTCGACCATGGCCGAGGCTGCCGCGCACTTTGGCAAGGCCCTCGAGTTGCTCGGCAGCCTACCGAAAAGTCCGGAGCAACGCTCCAATGAACGTTCGCTTCAGCTCGCGCTCGCTGGTGCCCTTACCGCGGCCAAAGGTTGGGCCTCGCCCGAGGCCGGTGAAGCCTATGCCCGTGCCCGCGAGCTGTGCCGTGACGCGCCGGATGGAGCGCAGGTGGCGACAGCCTGGGCCGGCGCTCTCTCGTACCTGCACAATAGCGCAGAGATCCGTGGTAGTCACGAACTGGCAAACGAACTGCTTCAGCTTTCTGAAGGCCGAGATGACAGCGAGACCAAACTGATAGCGCACCGGAATGTGGGCATCAGCCTTCTGTTTCGGGCCGAGTTCAGCCGTGCACTTACCCACCTGCGACGGTCACTCGACTTCTATGACGAAGCCAGGCATCGACCTCCGAAGCTGACGCCGCACGACGTGCGCGTCACCTGCGAGAGCTTCGTTGCCTGGACACATCTGCTGCTCGGACAATCGGATCAGGCGCTGGCGCAGAGCCGAAGCGCGCTGGCTTGGGCACGCGAGCTGTCACATCCCTATACATTGGCATTTGCGCTGCACGTCAACTGTGTTTTCCACCAACTTCGCTGCGACGGGGCTATTCTGCAGGAACGAGCCGATGAGTTGGTGGCAATCGCGACCGAGCATGGCTTTCCGCACTTCGTGGGAACAGGGGCCTGCTTCCGGGCCTGGGCCATGCTCGAGATGGGAGGATCAATCGAGGAGACCATCAGCAGGATTCGGTGGGGACTGGCAGCGAAGCGGGCGACGGGTGCGGAGATCAAGGTGCCTTACTATCTTGGCCTTCTGGCTGAAGCACACCGGCGAGCAAACCGGATCGCGGACGGGATGAGCCTGTTAAATGAAGCCCTTGAGCTGGTGGAGCGGACCGACGAGCGATGGTATGAGGCGGAGTTGTATCGGCTCATGGGCGAGACATTAATCATCGACTCGGATCAAAACGATGCCGAACGCTGGCTGTGCCGCGCCCTTGAAACAGCGCACAAACAGGGCGCGAAGCATTGGGAATTGCGCGCCGCTGCCAGCATGGCGCGCCTTTGGCGCGATCAAGCCAAGCGCACCGACGCCCGCGCGATGCTGGCACCGATCTACGCATGCTTCACCGAAGGCTACGGTACGCGCGACCTCAAGGAAGTCGCCGCGCTGCTTATTGAGTTGGCCTAG
- a CDS encoding DUF1254 domain-containing protein produces MRTVTRRGFVGGVALLPALHFSAAHAQPGVSPAEARAIAKEAYIYGFPIVDNYRVQHAYWMDKTNPEYKGPFNEIWNSARLFSPADKAIQTPNSDTLYSFIGADLRSEPLVLTVPAIEKERYFSVQLIDYYTFNFDYIGTRTTGNGGGSFLLAGPGWKGETPKGVKKVFRCETELAFPGYRTQLFNPDDIDNVRKVQAGYKVQPLSAFLGQPAPKAVPAIDFIKPLTPADEKTSPEFFSILNFVLQFCPTVPSEKALMARFAKIGVGAGKTFDASKLSPEMKTAIEQGMADAWAAFTGLKKEFDEGKVTAGDVFGTRAYLKGNYLYRMAAAVLGIYGNSKQEAMYPVYYVDATKQKLDGTNRYTVRFAPGQLPPVNAFWSLTMYEEPQSLLVANPLNRYLINSPMLPQLKRDADGGLTMIIQNESPGKEKEANWLPAPKGPFSMIMRLYWPKEAAVEGKWKQPPLQRAG; encoded by the coding sequence ATGAGAACCGTCACACGAAGAGGATTTGTCGGTGGAGTTGCTTTGCTCCCGGCACTCCATTTCTCGGCAGCCCACGCCCAGCCCGGCGTCAGTCCGGCGGAAGCCCGCGCCATCGCCAAGGAGGCCTATATCTACGGCTTCCCGATCGTGGACAACTACCGCGTCCAGCATGCCTATTGGATGGATAAAACGAACCCCGAATACAAAGGTCCCTTTAACGAGATATGGAACAGCGCGCGTCTCTTTTCGCCGGCGGACAAGGCGATTCAGACACCCAACTCGGACACGCTTTACTCCTTTATCGGCGCGGACCTCCGTTCCGAACCTCTCGTACTCACTGTGCCGGCGATTGAAAAGGAGCGCTATTTCAGCGTCCAGCTCATCGATTACTACACATTTAACTTCGACTACATCGGGACCCGAACGACTGGCAACGGAGGCGGCAGCTTCCTGCTCGCCGGGCCTGGCTGGAAGGGCGAAACACCCAAGGGCGTCAAGAAAGTCTTTCGCTGCGAGACCGAACTTGCGTTCCCGGGATATCGCACACAGCTTTTCAACCCGGATGACATCGACAATGTGAGGAAGGTCCAGGCGGGCTATAAGGTACAGCCGCTCTCAGCATTTCTCGGCCAGCCTGCACCAAAGGCTGTCCCGGCCATCGATTTCATCAAGCCGCTCACGCCCGCAGACGAGAAAACCTCGCCAGAGTTCTTCAGCATCCTGAACTTCGTCCTGCAGTTCTGCCCGACGGTCCCGTCCGAGAAAGCACTCATGGCGCGCTTCGCCAAGATCGGCGTCGGCGCGGGCAAGACCTTTGATGCGAGCAAGCTCTCGCCCGAGATGAAGACGGCCATCGAGCAGGGCATGGCCGACGCCTGGGCTGCCTTCACTGGTCTGAAGAAAGAATTTGATGAGGGGAAGGTGACTGCGGGCGACGTGTTCGGCACGCGGGCGTACCTAAAGGGAAACTATCTCTACCGCATGGCGGCCGCCGTTCTTGGAATTTACGGCAACTCCAAGCAGGAGGCGATGTATCCGGTTTATTACGTGGACGCGACGAAGCAGAAGCTGGACGGGACAAACCGCTACACCGTGCGTTTTGCGCCAGGTCAATTGCCACCTGTCAACGCGTTCTGGTCGCTGACCATGTACGAAGAGCCGCAGAGTCTGCTCGTGGCCAATCCGCTCAACCGCTATCTGATCAATTCACCGATGCTGCCGCAGCTCAAGCGCGATGCCGACGGCGGGCTGACGATGATTATCCAAAACGAATCCCCCGGCAAGGAAAAGGAAGCCAACTGGCTGCCCGCGCCAAAGGGGCCATTCTCCATGATCATGCGCCTCTACTGGCCGAAGGAAGCAGCGGTGGAAGGCAAGTGGAAGCAACCGCCACTGCAGCGGGCGGGGTGA
- a CDS encoding DUF1254 domain-containing protein: protein MTVRARVLVAALTGSIYALTPTVSQAQWPDVREAKAIAEEGFIYGLPIVMNYAVMYEFAIDRSSNQYKAPFNQIYNFKNVATYKDTAVVTPNSDTPYSVLWLDLRAEPIVVSVPAVEKTRYYTVQLIDGNTFNFGYIGSRATGSDAGDYMVVGPNWQGATPPGIRKVFQSSTQFTFAAIRTQLFNPEDMPNVAKVQAGYKAQPLSTYLKQSAPPAAPAIDFPKADAELVKKNFFEYLDFALQFAPAGPEERTIREKLARIGVGAGKTFEFKDLPLTHKVEIGLGMKEGDEKVEKYLATGSKNINGWKVGSLFGDRLFYSGDWLKRAAAAKGGIYGNDAAEAVYPMTKTLADGETLDASKHNYTVTFPAGQYPPVEAFWSVTMYDGKSQLLIENPINRYLINSPMLPGLKKNPDGSLTLHIQKDPPGADKESNWLPAPNGEMYLVMRLYWPKVEAPSILPPGTGTWQPPGIKKVS, encoded by the coding sequence ATGACTGTTCGAGCCAGAGTGTTGGTGGCCGCCTTAACGGGTTCGATATACGCACTGACGCCAACCGTTTCGCAGGCGCAATGGCCGGATGTCCGAGAGGCCAAGGCGATTGCCGAGGAGGGCTTCATCTATGGCCTTCCGATTGTGATGAACTACGCTGTCATGTACGAGTTCGCTATCGATCGAAGCTCAAACCAGTACAAGGCGCCGTTCAATCAGATCTACAACTTCAAGAACGTTGCAACTTATAAAGACACGGCGGTTGTCACACCGAACAGCGATACGCCCTATTCCGTTCTTTGGCTTGATCTGCGCGCTGAACCAATCGTTGTTTCTGTGCCGGCCGTGGAGAAGACTCGCTACTACACGGTGCAGCTGATCGACGGCAACACGTTCAATTTTGGTTATATCGGCAGCCGCGCGACCGGCAGCGACGCCGGAGATTATATGGTCGTTGGGCCGAATTGGCAGGGAGCCACGCCGCCCGGAATCAGGAAAGTCTTTCAGTCTTCGACACAGTTTACTTTCGCTGCCATTCGCACTCAGCTCTTCAATCCGGAAGACATGCCCAATGTCGCAAAGGTTCAGGCCGGCTATAAAGCGCAGCCGCTATCGACCTATCTCAAGCAATCCGCGCCGCCCGCGGCGCCTGCGATCGACTTTCCCAAAGCCGATGCGGAGCTCGTGAAGAAGAACTTCTTCGAGTATCTCGACTTCGCGCTCCAGTTTGCGCCAGCAGGTCCGGAAGAACGCACCATTCGAGAGAAGCTCGCGCGTATCGGCGTCGGCGCGGGCAAGACCTTCGAATTCAAGGACCTTCCGCTCACACACAAGGTCGAAATCGGGCTTGGCATGAAGGAAGGCGACGAGAAAGTGGAGAAGTACCTCGCGACCGGCAGCAAGAACATCAACGGATGGAAGGTCGGGTCGCTGTTCGGAGATCGGCTGTTCTACAGCGGTGACTGGCTGAAGCGGGCCGCCGCTGCCAAAGGCGGCATTTACGGCAATGACGCCGCGGAAGCAGTCTATCCAATGACCAAAACGCTCGCCGATGGCGAAACACTCGATGCTTCAAAGCACAACTACACAGTCACTTTTCCCGCCGGACAATATCCGCCGGTCGAGGCGTTCTGGTCGGTGACGATGTATGACGGCAAGAGCCAACTGCTGATCGAGAATCCGATCAACCGATACCTGATCAATTCGCCGATGCTGCCCGGCCTGAAAAAGAATCCGGACGGCTCTCTCACGCTGCATATCCAGAAAGACCCACCCGGCGCCGACAAGGAATCCAACTGGTTGCCGGCGCCGAATGGCGAAATGTATCTTGTGATGCGGCTGTACTGGCCGAAGGTCGAAGCACCATCGATCCTGCCACCGGGGACAGGCACCTGGCAGCCGCCCGGCATCAAGAAGGTTTCATAG
- a CDS encoding MBL fold metallo-hydrolase, whose product MTNVYRLSRRGFCLCCIGATTMAATGGGWLSPRQSFAKALGIVEMIRADAAKASIKTYKLRGNVAILEGSGGNMGVLTGADGTLLVDAGITATRPRIMGALASLDNAPVKHLVNTHWHFDHADGNEWISREGARIIAHANTRKNLMAAVRVEDWNFNFPAAPSAAIPTETFSGEKTVVLNKSTLLLKHHPNAHTDGDIAVTFAEANVLHAGDIYWNGIYPFIDYSTGGSIDGTIREVEAILSDADDQTIIVPGHGHPVSNKSELRDYREMLVAIRDRVSALKRQKRTLEEIVAANPTAPFDQKWGQFVITPAFFTKLVYEGV is encoded by the coding sequence ATGACCAACGTATACAGGCTTTCACGCCGCGGATTCTGCCTTTGTTGCATCGGAGCAACCACGATGGCCGCAACAGGCGGCGGCTGGCTAAGCCCGCGGCAATCCTTTGCAAAAGCACTGGGCATTGTGGAAATGATTCGCGCCGATGCCGCGAAGGCTTCCATTAAGACCTACAAACTTCGTGGCAATGTTGCGATTCTCGAGGGATCGGGCGGCAACATGGGCGTGCTCACCGGGGCCGACGGGACGCTTTTGGTCGACGCCGGCATCACGGCGACGCGCCCACGGATCATGGGGGCTCTTGCCAGCCTCGACAATGCGCCGGTGAAGCATCTCGTCAACACGCATTGGCATTTCGATCACGCTGACGGCAACGAATGGATTAGCCGGGAGGGAGCAAGGATCATCGCCCACGCCAACACGCGCAAGAACCTGATGGCCGCGGTGCGCGTGGAGGACTGGAATTTCAACTTCCCCGCCGCACCATCCGCCGCCATCCCGACCGAGACGTTCTCCGGCGAAAAGACCGTCGTATTGAACAAGTCGACCCTGCTCCTCAAGCACCATCCGAACGCGCACACCGACGGTGACATTGCCGTCACATTCGCGGAAGCGAACGTGTTGCATGCCGGCGATATCTACTGGAATGGCATCTATCCATTCATCGACTACTCTACCGGTGGTAGCATCGATGGCACGATCCGTGAGGTGGAAGCTATCCTTTCGGATGCAGACGACCAGACAATCATCGTTCCCGGGCATGGCCATCCGGTAAGTAACAAGTCGGAGCTCAGGGATTATCGCGAGATGCTCGTCGCGATCCGCGATCGGGTGAGCGCGCTGAAGAGGCAGAAACGGACTCTCGAGGAGATCGTTGCGGCCAATCCGACGGCTCCCTTCGATCAGAAATGGGGTCAGTTTGTTATTACCCCGGCCTTCTTCACGAAGCTTGTTTATGAGGGAGTCTGA
- a CDS encoding alpha/beta hydrolase, whose product MNTITTKDGMQIFYRDWGSGQPIVFHHGWPLSGDDWDNQMLFFLQQGYRVIAHDRRGHGRSTQTTKGNDMDTYASDVAELAAHLDLKNAIHVGHSTGGGEVVRYVAQYGKGRVSKVAIISAIPPVMLKSAANPGGTPIEVFDGYRKALAANRAQFYLDVASGPFYGFNRPGATVLEGMIRNWWRQGMMGSALAHYECIKVFSETDLTDDLRKIDAPILIIHGDDDQVVPIADSAELSIKLVKNGTLKIYQGLPHGMFATHSEIINRDLLAFIQA is encoded by the coding sequence ATGAATACCATCACAACGAAAGACGGCATGCAGATATTCTACAGGGACTGGGGCTCGGGCCAGCCCATCGTCTTCCATCACGGCTGGCCTCTCAGCGGAGACGATTGGGACAACCAAATGCTGTTCTTTCTTCAGCAGGGGTATCGCGTGATCGCTCATGACCGGCGCGGCCACGGTCGCTCTACCCAGACCACCAAAGGCAACGACATGGACACCTATGCGTCCGATGTCGCCGAACTTGCAGCGCACTTGGACCTGAAGAACGCGATCCATGTCGGGCACTCTACCGGTGGCGGCGAGGTGGTGCGGTACGTTGCGCAATACGGGAAGGGCCGCGTCTCAAAGGTTGCGATCATCAGTGCCATTCCGCCCGTCATGCTGAAAAGCGCAGCGAACCCAGGTGGCACGCCGATCGAGGTCTTTGACGGTTACCGGAAGGCGCTCGCAGCCAACCGCGCGCAATTCTACCTCGACGTCGCGAGTGGTCCCTTCTACGGGTTCAACCGACCGGGAGCGACAGTCCTCGAAGGCATGATCCGAAACTGGTGGCGCCAGGGAATGATGGGCAGTGCGCTGGCGCACTACGAGTGCATCAAGGTTTTCTCGGAGACAGACCTAACGGATGACCTCAGGAAGATCGACGCGCCGATCCTCATCATTCATGGCGACGATGACCAGGTCGTGCCGATCGCCGATTCCGCGGAACTGTCGATCAAGCTCGTGAAGAACGGAACGCTCAAGATCTATCAGGGTCTTCCGCACGGGATGTTCGCAACCCATTCGGAGATCATCAACAGGGATCTTCTTGCGTTCATCCAGGCATGA
- a CDS encoding tautomerase family protein, protein MPFVNVKLVDGVFTPEEKHAMAKALTDVMVKFEGSEAFREVVWVLIEELHTDGWHIGGRPFEGPKSLMNTLGKSKAIYETIDGHPTTRQELARAAPVHS, encoded by the coding sequence ATGCCGTTCGTTAACGTCAAGCTGGTTGATGGCGTTTTCACGCCGGAAGAAAAACACGCCATGGCCAAGGCCCTCACCGATGTGATGGTCAAATTCGAGGGATCGGAAGCCTTCCGCGAAGTGGTTTGGGTGCTGATCGAGGAGCTTCATACCGACGGCTGGCACATTGGCGGACGTCCGTTCGAGGGACCGAAGTCACTGATGAACACGCTCGGAAAGTCGAAGGCCATCTACGAGACCATCGATGGGCATCCGACAACGCGCCAGGAACTCGCCCGCGCCGCCCCCGTCCACAGCTGA